Proteins from a genomic interval of Molothrus ater isolate BHLD 08-10-18 breed brown headed cowbird chromosome 10, BPBGC_Mater_1.1, whole genome shotgun sequence:
- the LOC118690200 gene encoding P2Y purinoceptor 13-like — MGTATEGSVTAAAGLPSLFPTMGGSANTSSVGNTSGAPSSAQCQRDTTVTHLLFPVLYTLIFLLGLLLNSLACWAFFHIPSTSTFIVYLKNIVVSDFIMTLMLPLKILTDSGLAPWQLKAFVCRFSAVIFYDTMYISIVLLGLIAFDRFLKIVRPFGKFWVQNLTSAKILATLVWLFFLVLSLPNMVLSNKAATPQSVRKCASLKSYLGLKWHEAVNYVCQFIFWTVLILMLLFYTVIAKKVYESYVKTQKKGNRSEKRIKGKVFIIFTVFFLCFAPFHFSRVPYTMSQTSAHMDCQLQNQLFVAKESTLWLAATNVCMDPLIYLLLCKPFLEKVFYRRVRALQRTAQANPKTELDTRVSPTES, encoded by the exons ATGGGGACAGCCACAGAGGGCTCTGTGACAGCCGCTGCAGGTTTGCCCAG TCTGTTTCCAACGATGGGAGGCTCTGCAAACACGAGCTCTGTGGGTAACACCAGTGGAGCACCCTCCTCTGCACAGTGCCAGCGTGACACCACCGTCACCCACCTGCTCTTCCCGGTGCTCTACaccctcatcttcctcctggGACTCCTGCTGAACAGCCTGGCCTGCTGGGCTTTCTTCCACATTCCAAGCACATCAACCTTCATTGTCTACTTGAAAAATATCGTAGTTTCTGATTTCATCATGACGCTGAtgcttcctctgaagatcctgACAGACTCTGGCCTGGCGCCGTGGCAGCTCAAGGCCTTTGTCTGCCGCTTCTCAGCCGTGATATTCTATGACACCATGTACATCAGCATCGTGCTGCTGGGGCTCATTGCTTTCGACAGATTTCTCAAGATTGTGAGACCTTTTGGGAAGTTCTGGGTGCAGAATCTGACCTCAGCAAAGATCCTGGCGACTCTGGTCTGGCTCTTCTTCCTCGTTCTCTCCCTGCCCAACATGGTCCTGTCCAACAAGGCAGCGACGCCCCAGTCCGTGAGGAAGTGCGCCTCCTTGAAGAGCTACCTCGGACTCAAATGGCACGAGGCTGTCAACTACGTCTGTCAGTTCATCTTCTGGACTGTCCTCATCCTCATGCTGCTATTTTATACAGTCATTGCCAAAAAGGTGTATGAGTCTTACgtaaaaacacagaagaaaggCAACAGAAGCGAAAAACGGATCAAGGGGAAAGTATTCATCATTTTTACCGTGTTCTTCCTGTGCTTTGCCCCCTTCCACTTCAGCAGGGTGCCCTACACCATGAGCCAAACGAGTGCCCACATGGACTGCCAGCTGCAGAACCAGCTCTTCGTGGCCAAGGAGAGCACCCTGTGGCTGGCAGCCACCAACGTCTGCATGGACCCCCTGATCTACCTGCTCCTGTGCAAGCCCTTCCTGGAGAAGGTCTTCTACAGGAGGGTAAGGGCTCTGCAGAGAACAGCCCAGGCAAACCCAAAAACAGAGCTGGACACACGAGTATCTCCTACTGAGTCTTga